A genomic window from Agreia sp. COWG includes:
- a CDS encoding xylulokinase, producing the protein MPLVAGVDSSTQSCKVVIRDASTGALARMGRAPHPVGTEVDPAAWWLALQQALTAAGGLGDVAAVSIAGQQHGMVALDDKGGVIRDALLWNDTRSAPAAADLIAEFGADELARRTGCVPVASFTITKLRWLRDAEPENAARVAAVALPHDWLTWRLRGYGPADDASSPLGPVLSELTTDRSDASGTGYFDSTTNEYDRELLVAALGHDCLLPRVLGPSESAGTTESGTLVGPGAGDNAGAALGLGARAGDVVVSIGTSGTAFAVTDSPINDASGTVAGFADASGLSLPLVATLNAARILDATARLLGVTHDELGALALTAEPGSKGLVLQPYFEGERTPNLPDATATLFGMTLASTTRESLARAAIEGMLCGLADGVAAVTALGVQAERLLIIGGAAMNPAVQAIAAQVFELPVSIPTPGEYVADGAAAQAAWVLSGTRPSWQVATAATPAPDFRPVIRQQYAARSL; encoded by the coding sequence ATGCCCCTCGTCGCCGGCGTCGACTCGTCCACGCAGAGCTGCAAGGTCGTCATCCGTGACGCCTCGACCGGTGCGCTCGCGCGCATGGGCCGCGCGCCGCATCCAGTCGGCACGGAGGTCGACCCCGCCGCCTGGTGGCTCGCCCTGCAGCAGGCCCTCACCGCGGCGGGCGGGCTCGGCGACGTGGCCGCGGTCTCGATCGCGGGGCAGCAGCACGGCATGGTGGCGCTCGACGACAAGGGCGGGGTCATCCGCGACGCCCTGCTCTGGAACGACACACGCTCGGCGCCCGCGGCGGCCGATCTGATCGCGGAGTTCGGCGCCGACGAGCTGGCGCGGCGAACCGGCTGCGTTCCCGTGGCCTCGTTCACCATCACCAAGCTGCGCTGGTTGCGCGACGCGGAGCCCGAGAACGCGGCCCGCGTGGCCGCCGTCGCACTGCCCCACGACTGGCTCACGTGGCGGCTGCGCGGCTACGGTCCCGCCGACGACGCGTCGAGCCCGCTCGGACCGGTGCTCTCAGAGCTCACGACCGACCGCTCGGATGCCAGCGGCACCGGCTACTTCGACTCGACGACGAACGAGTACGACCGCGAGCTGCTCGTCGCGGCCCTTGGCCACGACTGCCTGCTCCCCCGCGTGCTCGGTCCGTCGGAGTCGGCCGGAACGACCGAATCCGGCACCCTCGTCGGACCCGGCGCCGGAGACAACGCCGGCGCCGCCCTCGGCTTAGGCGCGCGAGCGGGAGACGTCGTCGTCTCCATCGGAACCTCCGGCACCGCCTTCGCCGTGACGGACTCCCCTATCAACGACGCGTCAGGCACGGTCGCCGGCTTCGCCGACGCCAGCGGCCTCTCGCTGCCGCTGGTGGCGACGCTCAACGCCGCGCGCATCCTGGATGCGACGGCGAGGCTTCTCGGCGTCACCCACGACGAACTCGGTGCACTTGCCCTGACCGCCGAGCCTGGCTCGAAGGGGCTGGTGCTGCAGCCCTACTTCGAGGGCGAGCGCACCCCCAATCTGCCGGATGCCACCGCCACCCTCTTCGGAATGACCCTCGCCTCGACGACGCGCGAATCCCTCGCCCGCGCGGCGATAGAGGGAATGCTCTGCGGCCTCGCAGACGGCGTCGCGGCCGTGACGGCGCTCGGAGTGCAGGCCGAACGTCTCCTGATCATCGGCGGTGCGGCCATGAACCCGGCCGTGCAGGCGATCGCGGCGCAGGTCTTCGAGCTGCCCGTGAGCATCCCGACCCCTGGCGAGTACGTTGCAGACGGGGCGGCGGCGCAGGCCGCCTGGGTGCTCAGCGGAACCAGGCCGTCGTGGCAGGTCGCGACAGCGGCGACCCCCGCCCCGGACTTCCGCCCGGTCATCCGGCAGCAGTACGCGGCGCGCTCCCTCTAG
- the xylA gene encoding xylose isomerase, whose protein sequence is MALEPTRDDKFSFGLWTIGYNGADPFGGPTRAPLDVVEAVHKLNELGAYGLTFHDDDLFAFGSTDAERQTQIDRLKQALADTGVIVPMVTTNLFSAPVFKDGGFTSNDRSVRRFALRKVLRNLDLAAELGAKTFVMWGGREGAEYDSAKDIRQALERYREGVNMLGDYVTDKGYDIRFAIEPKPNEPRGDILLPTLGHALAFINTLERPELVGVNPEVGHEQMAGLNFAAGIAQALYQGKLYHIDLNGQRGIKYDQDLVFGHGDLQNAFALVDLLENGGPNGGPAYDGPRHFDYKPSRTEDITGVWDSAAANMRTYLLLKERAASFRADPEVQEALAASRVPELSVNTLGEGESYTELLADRSAYEEFDADAYFNGKGFGFVRLQQLALEHLLGAR, encoded by the coding sequence ATGGCCCTCGAGCCCACTCGCGACGACAAATTCTCCTTCGGCCTCTGGACGATCGGCTACAACGGTGCCGATCCCTTCGGCGGGCCCACCCGCGCACCGCTCGACGTGGTCGAGGCGGTGCACAAGCTCAATGAGCTGGGGGCCTACGGACTCACGTTCCACGACGACGACCTGTTCGCATTCGGTTCGACCGACGCCGAGCGGCAGACCCAGATCGACCGCCTCAAGCAGGCCCTGGCCGACACCGGCGTGATCGTGCCCATGGTCACGACCAACCTCTTCTCGGCCCCCGTGTTCAAAGACGGCGGCTTCACCTCGAACGACCGCAGCGTGCGCCGCTTCGCCCTGCGCAAGGTGCTGCGCAATCTCGACCTGGCCGCCGAGCTCGGCGCCAAGACCTTCGTCATGTGGGGTGGCCGCGAGGGTGCCGAGTACGACTCGGCCAAAGACATCCGACAGGCGCTCGAGCGCTACCGCGAAGGCGTCAACATGCTCGGCGACTACGTCACCGACAAGGGCTACGACATCCGGTTCGCCATCGAGCCCAAGCCCAACGAACCCCGCGGTGACATTCTGCTGCCGACCCTCGGCCACGCCCTGGCTTTCATCAACACGCTCGAGCGTCCCGAGCTCGTTGGCGTGAACCCCGAGGTCGGCCACGAGCAGATGGCCGGGCTGAACTTCGCCGCCGGAATCGCGCAGGCCCTGTACCAGGGCAAGCTCTACCACATCGATCTCAACGGCCAGCGGGGCATCAAATACGACCAAGACCTGGTGTTCGGCCACGGCGATCTGCAGAACGCGTTCGCACTCGTCGACCTGCTCGAGAACGGCGGGCCGAACGGCGGACCGGCGTATGACGGACCGCGCCACTTCGACTACAAGCCCTCCCGCACCGAGGACATCACCGGCGTCTGGGACTCTGCCGCCGCGAACATGCGCACCTACCTGCTGCTCAAGGAGCGCGCGGCGTCGTTCCGCGCCGACCCCGAGGTGCAGGAGGCCCTGGCCGCGTCGCGCGTGCCAGAGCTCAGCGTGAACACGCTCGGCGAGGGCGAGAGCTACACCGAGCTGCTCGCCGACCGCAGCGCCTACGAGGAATTCGACGCCGATGCCTACTTCAATGGCAAGGGCTTCGGCTTCGTGCGCCTGCAGCAGCTCGCGCTCGAGCACCTGCTGGGCGCGCGCTGA
- the chvE gene encoding multiple monosaccharide ABC transporter substrate-binding protein: MTITTTKRLLAVLASGAVALSLAACSSGSATTDGASGDAIKDCNVGISMPTRSLERWINDGEQLQKALEGAGCTVDLQYADNKTDQQISQIQNQVAGGSKILVIAAIDGKVLAPVLDEAKKQDATVIAYDRLINGTDNVDYYATFDNYKVGTLQGQYIEEQLGLKDGKGPFNLEPFAGSPDDNNAKFFFSGAWDVLQPYIEKGQLVVPSGKSPKTDDDWASIGIQGWASDKAQSEMDNRLSSFYTGDQKVNVVLSPNDSLAIGIEASLKSAGYAPGTSYPIITGQDADKANVKAILDGEQSMTVWKDTRALGDRVFQMIKSIAAGEKPEVNDTKTYDNGNKVVPSYLLDPEVVVKDDVQSKLVDSGFLKASDVGL, encoded by the coding sequence ATGACAATCACCACCACCAAACGGCTTCTGGCCGTTCTGGCCAGCGGGGCCGTGGCCCTGTCGCTGGCCGCGTGTTCGAGCGGCTCCGCGACCACCGATGGCGCATCCGGCGATGCCATCAAGGACTGCAACGTGGGCATCTCGATGCCCACCCGCTCACTCGAGCGCTGGATCAACGACGGCGAGCAGCTGCAGAAGGCCCTCGAGGGCGCGGGCTGCACGGTCGACCTCCAGTACGCCGACAACAAGACAGACCAGCAGATCAGCCAGATCCAGAACCAGGTGGCCGGCGGCTCGAAGATCCTCGTGATCGCGGCCATCGACGGCAAGGTCCTGGCCCCCGTCCTCGACGAGGCGAAGAAGCAGGACGCCACCGTCATCGCCTACGACCGCCTGATCAATGGCACCGACAACGTGGACTACTACGCCACGTTCGACAACTACAAGGTCGGAACCCTTCAGGGCCAGTACATCGAAGAACAGCTCGGTCTGAAGGACGGTAAGGGCCCGTTCAACCTCGAGCCGTTCGCCGGAAGCCCCGACGACAACAACGCCAAGTTCTTCTTCTCGGGAGCCTGGGACGTTCTGCAGCCGTACATCGAGAAGGGCCAGCTGGTCGTTCCGAGCGGCAAGTCGCCGAAGACCGACGACGACTGGGCGTCCATCGGCATCCAGGGCTGGGCATCCGACAAGGCGCAGTCCGAGATGGACAACCGCCTCTCGTCGTTCTACACCGGCGACCAGAAGGTCAACGTGGTGCTCTCGCCGAACGACAGCCTGGCCATCGGCATCGAGGCCTCACTCAAGTCGGCCGGCTACGCCCCCGGCACGAGCTACCCGATCATCACCGGTCAGGATGCCGACAAGGCCAACGTCAAGGCGATCCTCGACGGCGAGCAGTCGATGACCGTGTGGAAGGACACGCGAGCCCTTGGCGACCGTGTCTTCCAGATGATCAAGTCGATCGCGGCGGGCGAGAAGCCCGAGGTCAACGACACGAAGACCTACGACAACGGCAACAAGGTCGTGCCGTCGTACCTGCTCGACCCCGAGGTCGTCGTCAAGGACGACGTGCAGTCGAAGCTGGTCGACTCCGGCTTCCTCAAGGCGTCCGACGTCGGTCTGTAA
- the mmsA gene encoding multiple monosaccharide ABC transporter ATP-binding protein, with protein sequence MNDIVKDFSGVKALDGVSIGVRRGEVHAICGENGAGKSTLMKVLSGVYPAGSFGGSIEFEGHEVAFRGINDSEHEGIVIIHQELALSPYLSIAENIFLGNEMSSRGVIDWNKTNREAALLLARVGLDENPATKILELGVGKQQLVEIAKALSKRVKLLILDEPTAALNDEDSAHLLSLIDHLRMQGITSIIISHKLKEIKRIADTVTVIRDGKTIETIPMDGPDATEAHIIRAMVGRDLNSLFPPHDPNIGEEVLRVEDWTVYHPVDTSRLVVDSASFTVRAGEIVGFAGLMGAGRTELAMSIFGKSYGTNISGRIYKNGIEIQNRSVDEAIRNGFAYATEDRKKYGLNLIGDIQVNVSAAALGKLSRGGVIDSHREYKVADSYREKMNIKAPSVASITGKLSGGNQQKAVLSKWIFAGPDVLILDEPTRGIDVGAKYEIYGIINELAAQGKAVIVISSELPELLGLADRIYAISEGRLTGEVSRQDATQETLMHYMTAGKD encoded by the coding sequence ATGAACGACATCGTCAAGGACTTCAGCGGAGTGAAGGCGCTCGACGGCGTCTCGATCGGTGTGCGCCGCGGTGAGGTGCACGCCATCTGCGGCGAGAACGGCGCGGGCAAGTCGACGCTCATGAAGGTGCTCTCGGGCGTGTACCCGGCCGGCAGCTTCGGCGGATCGATCGAGTTCGAGGGCCATGAGGTCGCGTTCCGCGGAATCAACGACAGTGAGCACGAGGGCATCGTGATCATCCACCAGGAGCTCGCGCTGAGTCCCTATCTGTCTATCGCGGAGAACATCTTTCTCGGCAACGAGATGTCGTCGCGCGGAGTGATCGACTGGAACAAGACCAACAGGGAGGCTGCCCTCCTCTTGGCCAGGGTCGGCCTCGATGAGAACCCGGCGACCAAGATCCTCGAGCTCGGCGTGGGAAAGCAGCAGCTCGTCGAGATCGCGAAGGCATTGTCGAAGAGGGTGAAACTGCTCATCCTCGACGAGCCGACGGCCGCCCTCAACGACGAGGACTCGGCGCACCTTCTCTCGCTCATCGACCACCTGCGCATGCAGGGAATCACGAGCATCATCATCAGTCACAAGCTGAAGGAGATCAAGAGGATCGCGGACACCGTCACCGTCATCCGAGACGGCAAGACCATCGAGACGATCCCCATGGACGGGCCGGATGCGACGGAGGCCCACATCATCCGGGCCATGGTCGGCCGCGACCTGAACAGCCTGTTCCCGCCCCACGACCCCAACATCGGCGAAGAGGTGCTGCGCGTCGAGGACTGGACCGTCTATCACCCTGTCGACACCTCGCGCCTCGTGGTCGATTCCGCGTCGTTCACCGTTCGCGCCGGTGAGATCGTGGGCTTCGCAGGGCTCATGGGCGCGGGTCGCACCGAGCTCGCCATGAGCATCTTCGGCAAGAGCTACGGAACGAACATCTCCGGCCGTATCTACAAGAACGGCATCGAGATCCAGAACCGCAGTGTCGACGAGGCCATTCGAAACGGCTTCGCTTACGCCACCGAAGACCGCAAGAAGTACGGGCTCAACCTGATCGGCGACATCCAGGTCAACGTCTCTGCCGCCGCCCTCGGCAAGCTGTCACGCGGTGGGGTGATCGACTCCCACCGCGAGTACAAGGTCGCTGACAGCTACCGCGAGAAGATGAACATCAAGGCCCCCAGCGTGGCCTCGATCACGGGCAAGCTGTCGGGCGGCAACCAGCAGAAGGCCGTGCTGTCGAAGTGGATCTTCGCCGGCCCCGATGTGCTGATCCTCGACGAGCCCACCCGCGGCATCGACGTCGGCGCCAAGTACGAGATCTACGGAATCATCAACGAGCTCGCCGCCCAAGGCAAAGCCGTGATCGTGATCTCCTCCGAGCTGCCCGAATTGCTCGGCCTCGCCGATCGTATCTACGCGATCTCGGAGGGACGACTCACCGGTGAGGTCTCCCGACAAGACGCGACCCAGGAAACCCTCATGCACTACATGACCGCGGGAAAGGACTGA
- the mmsB gene encoding multiple monosaccharide ABC transporter permease — protein MSTTTTTAQPAPTPGSDPGKRRIPKLNINLRQYGILAALAIIIILFQVMTNGRLLLPGNVNNLIQQNAYVLILAIGMVIVIIAGHIDLSVGSVVAMVGAVSAISMNSWGFPWWAAVILALVVGAVVGAWQGFWVAYVGIPAFIVTLAGMLIFRGLTLVLLTGGTISGLPAEFTAIGAGWVPGFLGEVGGRDLLTIVLGVLTVVVLVAQGLRTRRTLHKLDLPREPMASFWIKNGIAAVAILAFTWLLSDYSGTPIILIILAVLILLYTFLLNRSVFGRHVYAMGGNLFAAVMSGVKTKRVNFLIFVNMGILAGLAGVVSTARAGGAVASAGQNYELDAIAAVFIGGAAVQGGVGTVVGAVIGGLVMGVLNMGLSILSVDAAWQMAIKGFVLLLAVAFDIFNKRRAGGR, from the coding sequence ATGAGCACGACCACCACCACTGCACAACCCGCGCCGACCCCGGGGTCCGACCCGGGCAAGCGGCGCATCCCCAAGCTGAACATCAACCTGCGCCAGTACGGCATCCTCGCCGCGCTCGCCATCATCATCATCCTGTTCCAGGTCATGACGAACGGCCGCCTCCTGCTGCCGGGCAACGTGAACAACCTCATCCAGCAGAACGCCTACGTACTGATCCTCGCGATCGGCATGGTGATCGTGATCATCGCCGGCCACATCGACCTGTCGGTCGGCTCCGTGGTGGCGATGGTGGGTGCCGTCTCGGCCATCAGCATGAATTCGTGGGGCTTCCCCTGGTGGGCGGCGGTCATCCTCGCCCTCGTCGTGGGGGCGGTGGTCGGTGCCTGGCAGGGATTCTGGGTCGCCTATGTCGGCATACCGGCGTTCATCGTCACGCTGGCCGGCATGCTCATCTTCCGCGGGCTCACCCTGGTGCTGCTCACCGGCGGAACGATCAGTGGCCTGCCCGCCGAATTCACCGCGATCGGCGCGGGCTGGGTTCCCGGATTCCTCGGCGAGGTCGGCGGGCGAGACCTGCTCACGATCGTTCTAGGCGTCTTGACCGTCGTCGTGCTCGTCGCTCAGGGGCTTCGTACCCGCCGCACCCTGCACAAGCTCGACCTGCCGCGCGAGCCCATGGCGTCGTTCTGGATCAAGAACGGCATCGCGGCCGTCGCGATCCTGGCCTTCACCTGGCTGCTCTCCGACTACAGCGGAACCCCGATCATCCTGATCATCCTGGCCGTGCTCATCCTGCTCTACACGTTCCTGCTCAATCGCTCGGTATTCGGTCGCCACGTGTACGCCATGGGAGGAAACCTCTTCGCCGCCGTGATGAGCGGGGTCAAGACCAAGCGGGTCAACTTCCTCATCTTCGTGAACATGGGCATCCTCGCCGGCCTCGCAGGGGTCGTCTCGACCGCTCGCGCCGGAGGGGCCGTGGCCTCGGCCGGCCAGAACTACGAGCTGGATGCGATCGCCGCCGTCTTCATCGGCGGCGCGGCCGTCCAGGGTGGGGTTGGTACCGTTGTCGGCGCCGTTATCGGTGGCCTCGTCATGGGAGTCCTGAACATGGGACTGTCGATTCTGTCGGTGGACGCCGCTTGGCAGATGGCCATCAAGGGATTCGTGCTGCTGCTCGCCGTGGCGTTCGACATCTTCAACAAGAGGCGCGCGGGCGGCCGCTGA
- a CDS encoding ROK family protein, with the protein MSAISPTLGARGGSSNDQLRRYNLSMVMTLIHHSGGCSRADITRRMGLNRSTVGALVAELVELGLAFEGEPESVVGRVGRPSARVYPNPDIVALAVYPDIDAITVCIVGLGGEVIRRIRYDTVRVPTVHETVNVVKAIVDGMRGEIDTSFRVAGVGVAVPGLVSSKDGRVLIAPHLGWRDTALASAVSKALDFPVFAGNDASLGAIAESLFGIARGMDDLVYLNGSASGIGGGLIIGGSPLRGTSGYAGELGHTLVNSAGARCHCGRTGCLETEVSLSRLLAVLKLPRADQDELEIALGVSRDPKVMREVHRQIDMLSEAISNFVNMFDPEIVILGGFLASLLSVGRERLADAVRSSSMSSVGRGLVIEKASLRSRIVMVGAAELAFAGLLDDPAAFARGTAAGGIAPRA; encoded by the coding sequence ATGAGTGCGATCTCGCCTACCCTCGGGGCCAGGGGCGGCTCGAGCAACGACCAGTTGCGCCGCTACAACCTGTCGATGGTGATGACGCTCATCCACCACTCCGGAGGCTGTTCTCGGGCCGACATCACCAGGCGCATGGGCCTCAACCGGTCGACGGTCGGGGCCCTGGTCGCCGAGCTCGTCGAGCTCGGGCTCGCCTTCGAGGGCGAGCCCGAGTCCGTTGTCGGCCGTGTCGGAAGACCCAGCGCGCGGGTCTACCCGAACCCCGACATCGTGGCGCTCGCGGTGTATCCCGATATCGATGCCATCACGGTGTGCATCGTGGGGCTCGGCGGCGAGGTGATCCGTCGCATCCGGTACGACACCGTGCGGGTGCCGACGGTACACGAGACCGTCAACGTGGTGAAGGCCATCGTCGACGGCATGAGGGGGGAGATCGACACGTCGTTCCGGGTCGCCGGAGTGGGCGTCGCCGTGCCCGGCCTGGTGAGCTCGAAGGATGGCCGGGTGCTGATCGCCCCGCACCTCGGATGGCGAGACACCGCACTCGCGTCCGCCGTCTCCAAGGCCCTCGACTTTCCCGTGTTCGCGGGCAACGACGCGAGCCTCGGCGCCATCGCCGAGAGCCTGTTCGGCATCGCCAGGGGCATGGACGACCTCGTCTACCTGAACGGCAGCGCGAGTGGAATCGGCGGCGGCCTCATCATCGGCGGCTCGCCGCTTCGGGGTACGAGCGGCTACGCCGGCGAGCTCGGCCACACGCTGGTGAACAGTGCGGGCGCGCGCTGCCACTGCGGCCGCACCGGATGCCTCGAGACCGAGGTCAGTCTGAGTCGGCTTCTCGCGGTGCTCAAGCTGCCGAGGGCCGATCAGGACGAGCTGGAGATCGCCCTCGGGGTCTCTCGCGATCCGAAGGTGATGCGCGAGGTGCACAGGCAGATCGACATGCTCTCTGAGGCCATCTCGAACTTCGTGAACATGTTCGACCCCGAGATCGTCATCCTCGGCGGCTTTCTCGCATCGCTTCTCAGCGTCGGCCGGGAGCGGCTGGCCGATGCCGTGCGCTCGAGCTCGATGTCGAGCGTCGGCCGCGGACTGGTGATCGAGAAGGCGAGCCTCCGCTCCCGCATCGTCATGGTCGGAGCCGCCGAGCTGGCGTTCGCGGGGCTGCTCGACGATCCGGCTGCCTTCGCCCGCGGTACCGCAGCCGGGGGCATCGCTCCCCGCGCGTGA